The DNA window ACGATCGCAGCACCCGTCGCGAGTTCCATCTCGTCCACGGCCGACCGGGTGACGAGCGCGGTCAGTCCGAACCCACAATCGACGCCCACATGCGCCATGGCCCCCAACATCGTGACACCGGTCACAATCCCGGACAAACTGTTCCTGGCGCTCGTCGCCTCCGGCCGCCCACGCTCGATCGTCACGTCTTCCGCCCGGATGCAGACGAAGACCTTCGCATCCAATGGGTCAGGCGCCATCGCAGTCACAACAACCCCATTGATATCGATACGAACGAGGCCTCCACCCGCCCAAACCACCGTCCCCTTAAGCACGCTTTCCACGCCGACCACCCGCGCCACTTCGGCATTGACGGGCCGACTAAACACGTCCATCGGCGCGCCGATCTGCAACACCTCGCCCCCGCTGACCACCGCCATCACGTCGCCGAGCACCAACGCTTCAGCCCAGTCATGCGTCACGATGATCGAGGGGAGCGCCAATTGGGTCAAGAGAGCCCGCAATTCGTGCCGAAGGTGGAAGCGCGCAGGAATGTCCAACGCCGAAAGGGGCTCATCCAACAGAAGCAGCAACGGACAGGGCGCCACGGCGCGCGCCAGCGCGACCCGTTGCTGCTGTCCACCGGACAATTGCCCCGGCTTCGACCGCTCCAATCCACGCAACTGAAAACTCTCCACGACCTCATCCACCCGCCGCGCACGCGCATGGGCGGGAAGATGCGCCAACCCATAGGCAATGTTGCCCTCTACGGTCAGCGTAGGAAACAGCGCATAGTCTTGTGCCATGTAACCGATCTGGCGATCTTGCGGCGGTACCCGAATACCGTTCGCCGTATCCAGCCACGTTCTGGAAATGAACCTGATGCTCCCCTCCTCCGGCCACTCCAGTCCGGCGAGGGAACGAAGGATCGTCGTTTTTCCGGCCCCCGAAGGACCGAACAGGATCAAAACTGTGGAGGATTCGACAGGGTAGGTCATCTGCGCCCGTATGGGCCGTTGACCGCGGAAGCGCTTGACGAAGTCGACGGCTATTTCTGTGGCCATACCGCCCAGACGTTTCGGTTGAGGGCATAGATCGCCAGCAACACGAGGTAAGAGACCGCCAGGAGAAACAGGGCGGTTTGGGAAGCGGCCTCGTAATTCAACGCCTGGACTTCATCATAGATGTCGATGGAGACCGTCCGCGTCACCCCTTCAAGATTTCCACCGACCATCAGGACCACGCCGAACTCCCCCATCGTGTGGGCAAAGCTCAAGACCGTCCCGGTCACCAGGCCGGCACCGGACAGCGGCACAATCAATCTGAAGAATGTTCTGGCTCTCGACACGCCCAGCGTCCAAGACGCCTCAATCAACCGGCGGTCAACCTGCTCAAATGCCGCAGCAAAGGGTTGAACCGCAAACGGAAGGCTGTAGAGAACGGAGGCGAACAGCAGACCTTCAAACGTAAAAGGAAGCGGGTGCCCAACGAGATCGGCATAGAGCCGGCCGAATGGACTATGTGGTCCGATCGCAACCAGGATGTAGAAGCCGAGTACCGTCGGCGGCAGCACCAATGGTAAGGCCACGACGGACTCAATGATGAACTTCCAGCGCCAACGGGAGAAACTGACCCAGTAGGCGATCGGCAAGCCCACCACCAAGAGGATGAGGGCCGTAAGGCTGGCAAGCTTCACCGTAACCCAGATAGCTAGCCAATTCACGAACGCATCCTGGAATAATTCAGACGCGACCCCATTGTGAAGCCCCCCTCACTTGCAGCGAAATTCCATGCCCCAGCGGTGCCAGGAGGATTCCCCTTCTTGTCCCTCGATGCTGGACACACTGCTGTAGGCCTTTACCTCGCCATCCCGGACGACGCTGTAGCCGTTGGGGCACTTTCGTTCCATCACCTGCACCGCACCGCGGCGATTTGCCGTGCCCAAGGGGCCACCACGATCCTCTCGATACAGGTAGGTCACGATCCCGCCTTGTGAAGACTCCTGGGTCAACATCACCGCCTCGGAGCAACCGCTGCAGACCAAGAAGGCCAGGCTTGCCATCGCTGGCACCGAGGGACTACTCAGGAATCGTAAATCCATATCGGCTCATGATCTCCCGCCCCTGGGGGCCCTGCATAAACTGTATGAACTGCCGGGCTGCCTCCTGCCTCGTGGATTGACGTAAGATGACAGCTCCTTGTTCCAACGGCGGGTGGGCGGTCACCGGAACCTCCCAGTACTGCCCCTTCGCCTTCATGGCCGGGGCCATGGCCAACGAGAGTGCGATGATTCCGGCATCACAGGCGCCTGATTCCACGAACTGGGCGGCCTGCGAGATATTCTCGCCGAGCACCAGCTTATCCTTCACAGCACCAGAAAGCCCTGACTGCTCGAGTGCCGCCATCGCGGCCCGGCCGTAGGGGGCATGTTTAGGATTGGCAATCGCCACCTTCTTTACGCCTGGATCCTTCAGCGCATCAAGCCCCTTGCTGAGATCAAGAGGTGAACTGCCGGGGGTCCACAACACGATTCGACCGACTGCATAGCGATAGAGCGAATCGGGGACGGCCAACCCCGCTTCTTGAAGCTTCTTGGGATAGGCGATGTCCGCCGAAAAGTACAGGTCGAACGGCGCGCCGTTTTGAATCTGGGCAAAGAAGTTTCCCGATGAACCCAGCGACACCTTGACCT is part of the Nitrospiraceae bacterium genome and encodes:
- a CDS encoding ABC transporter ATP-binding protein, with the protein product MATEIAVDFVKRFRGQRPIRAQMTYPVESSTVLILFGPSGAGKTTILRSLAGLEWPEEGSIRFISRTWLDTANGIRVPPQDRQIGYMAQDYALFPTLTVEGNIAYGLAHLPAHARARRVDEVVESFQLRGLERSKPGQLSGGQQQRVALARAVAPCPLLLLLDEPLSALDIPARFHLRHELRALLTQLALPSIIVTHDWAEALVLGDVMAVVSGGEVLQIGAPMDVFSRPVNAEVARVVGVESVLKGTVVWAGGGLVRIDINGVVVTAMAPDPLDAKVFVCIRAEDVTIERGRPEATSARNSLSGIVTGVTMLGAMAHVGVDCGFGLTALVTRSAVDEMELATGAAIVAAVKAGAVHVVSRQKDN
- the modB gene encoding molybdate ABC transporter permease subunit, whose product is MNWLAIWVTVKLASLTALILLVVGLPIAYWVSFSRWRWKFIIESVVALPLVLPPTVLGFYILVAIGPHSPFGRLYADLVGHPLPFTFEGLLFASVLYSLPFAVQPFAAAFEQVDRRLIEASWTLGVSRARTFFRLIVPLSGAGLVTGTVLSFAHTMGEFGVVLMVGGNLEGVTRTVSIDIYDEVQALNYEAASQTALFLLAVSYLVLLAIYALNRNVWAVWPQK
- the modA gene encoding molybdate ABC transporter substrate-binding protein, with product MKLVAQVFALLLALCPVVAGAAELLVAAASDLNFAMKDLVSVYEESTDQKVKVSLGSSGNFFAQIQNGAPFDLYFSADIAYPKKLQEAGLAVPDSLYRYAVGRIVLWTPGSSPLDLSKGLDALKDPGVKKVAIANPKHAPYGRAAMAALEQSGLSGAVKDKLVLGENISQAAQFVESGACDAGIIALSLAMAPAMKAKGQYWEVPVTAHPPLEQGAVILRQSTRQEAARQFIQFMQGPQGREIMSRYGFTIPE